The window AGAGAACGCAGATCTTGATATTTCGGACCCGGACCTGAAGCAGTTGGAATCGATATTGTAAATACAGGAGCTATGAAAATCTCCCGACACATACACGGATGGTTTGTATACTTTGTATGGTGATACATTGTTTTTCCTTTCACGGTTTGATGCATACCTTGTACAACAAGACCTGAAACCAAATCCTTACCGGCAGACGATCCAGCTGTGACAATACACATCTTTGAAATTCCGGTTCAAAAATAGCGAATCCTTGTGGAAATTTCGGGAAGCCGAAAATGGAACTACGAAATTAATCGAGAAACGCAATTTATTGTATACACAAAGGCAGTACCAAATTCAGTACCCTATACACACAGTACTCAATCGTTTAGAATTCCACTCGTCCCGAAAAAATCGAATACAAGAAAGATGAACAATAGGTCAACATAAAAGCAAACATTACTTATTGTATGGGTTACATAAGAAGCCTATGTCTGCTACCTATACTAATACCTAAATCAAATACAAGCACAATCGATGACACCATTTACATACAAGTTCCGGGATCGATGACCACATCTGTCTGCCGGACTACAAGCCGAATCCAATAAGCCCCCGGAAGAAAAGATGCATTTCTTGCTATAATCAAGACTGTTGCAGGCTGCTGAAGATGCGCTTCAAATTAGGGCATGCAGCACGTAATTTCCCCATGCTCATCGGGCTTATCTGTCAATCATCATAAAAGACAGTATTATAAGAGGTAGGTTTTCTTACAACGATATGGCGAAGGAGAGAGAAGATTGTACTGACCTTGGGACAAAAACGAACATCAAGAGTCTCCAGCATGCTACATTTAGATATGGCAGCTTCCACTGCTGCTTCATCAATGTTGCAGGACTAATACAAAATCCCAGCAAGAAAATGAACTTAGGGAGcagcaaacaaaataaaactaattttataggaaaaaaaagaaaaaaagaaaagatataaATTTAAGTCTAACTGCAcctctcttaaaaaaaaaatccccagTTACACGCCTTTTCAACAATTTGTTTGTGGTTGAACATGAACTTTATGTggtaatgaatatttttttaaggTGATAATCCGTATTATAACCACAAAATGCATACCTGAAGAAAGAGACTAGTCAATTTCGGACAGTCAAGCGTCAAAACTTCCAAAGAAGTACAATTGctgaaagaaaaaacagaaacgTTAGTAACAAGACAAAACATCATGAAAATCAAGAACCAAACATACAAAGAGATTttcaaactaaacaaacaaattacctCAAATTAAGGAAGCAGAGGTTGAAACAAGCGACATCAACGTCCTTTAAATTTGCAGAAAGAGAAAGGTTTAATGACGACATGTGGAAACAACGTGCTGCTTGTGGAATGACAACTTTCCTAATATTTGGACAGCCTACACAGTTGAGGTTCTGCAGTAACCGGTTTGGCTGCTCAATTGGAACCTGCACATTCTCAGGTAAAAACATGCCAGATAGAGCAGCAGGTTGCCCGGCACTGCTACCCCAATTCAGGTCATGCATGTTCACACAGCCATTCAAGCTCACATGAGTTAAGTGCGTGCAAAAAGAAAGAAGCTCCTCGATAGCAGACTGACAGAGGGTTCCGTAAGACAAATCCAGTTCTTGGAGAGCTGGAAGAGCCCCTTCCTTGTAAAGAGGCTCCAAGGATGAGTCAGATAAGTACTTGCAGGCTTGTAACTTTAACACCTGGGACAAGATAAGATCCAAAAAATCATGTCAAAAAATCTGCCCAAGATTCTtctaatttaagttcaaattaaaaacaaataaacaaagtaTGAGTAGGAGGACCAACATGCTATGTAAAATATCATATGGTAGGAGGACCAACACGCTAAATTTAACAACAAATCAACAAAGTATGAGTTGTACAAATCACCTTAAGTTTCATACAAGACTCGAAAACTGGCTTCAAGTTCATCAAGAAAGTGTAGGACAAATCAAGCGCAATTAAATTTGGAAGGCAGCACAAAGAGTAGAGTCCATCAGAACCAACAGAGGGGCATGACATTAGAATTAAAGACTCAATCAGCGGGCATGAAGCAGCAGTTGCAGACAAGCAATCATCCCTAAGTTGACTGCATGTGCAAATTAATAGAGATTTGAGTTTAATTGAGTCTGAAACAGTAAGAGCAGAGCGGGCAGGTGAGTAGGTAAAGTATTAATAAGTAATGAAAATAACCTGCAAAAGGAAGCGTCTAGAGACGTTAATAATGGACAATTGATGGATACTTCAGCTAACACACCACATCCCTTCAGCTCAAGCAGCACCATATTCGGCGCTTCGATACTGAGCACATTCAATTTGGGACATATTCCCAAATTTAGTGACCTAAGACCAACCTGAAGAAAGGAATGAGAAAAGGATTCAGTTTTCTATTGACTGCTTAATGTCAGAATTAAAATGCAGTGAAAACAGTGTGATAAGCTCATGACTTTATATAAGGGCAACATAATGCATATTGTAAAACTcataaattttcataaaaatctTTTTACTTTACAATCATTATATCTTACTGGACAAAATGCTGCTCTTTCAAGATGATCACAACCATCTAAAGAAACTTGTTCAATATAGGGGCAAGTCAGTTCGAGAGAAGTAATTGCCCGGCAACCAACAAGTGAGAGGCTGACTATAGAAGTGCTGCAGAATCGAACTGCGGTTAAGCTCTGGGTGAAGTAAAACATTATGTCAGCCAAAGGAAATATACATACCAAGAGACAGCTGATAACTCAACTGACCAAACAAGTAATTAAGGACGATTCAACCCTCCCTGAGTAACAGACTAACAGTCCAAGTATCAGGGGGAACAAATAACATTCAAAGAGTTTTTCACAATCCCCTACATGATTCAGGGGAATAACCAACAGGTCATGCATTTGTTGACAACATGGTTTAAACTCACAAGTTTATTGCATCAATATACAGTCTTACATAAGAACACATCAAATAATTTCAAACTGCAAAATTTTATATCATCCCATAATCTAGCGTAATCATTTCTCAACAGTATTAACTCAGGTAATAAGAAGAGATAAATTGACAAACCTCACAGTTTTCGAGAACTAATGTTTTGAGCAAAGGACACCCACCACCATCGCTGAAAACATCACATATAGAATTTGTTAAAGATTCACAATCTGTAAGGTCCACTTCTTGCAAACTTTGGCATTGCAGTGCCAGTGTGGTTAAGCTCTCTTGCTTTTGCAGAGCTAGTTTCTGCAAATTCCAAAGACAACTCATTCAGATTTCATGTGTCTAATAAAATGAACGCTAAAAGAATATTAATGGTTCTTCAAAAGATTTACCTGAAGTGAATTTGAAGTGATGTTGATACGATGGAGCACAGGACAGTTAGAGACCATTATTGATGACAGCATGATGCATCTTAGATTCAAATCAGCAAACCTGCAGGATAAATATGcaagattaaaaaatttctaaacAAGTAAGAGAAATTCTCCTCCCCAATTGGGAAGCTTTCTAGGTTTTTTCCACAAGGGAGGGGGGACTGGAAGAACATGAGCATACTTGCGACAATGTACTAGTCTAATATTCTGCAAGCGTGGAAGATCCAAGTTGACAGCAGTAAGTAGACTGCAATTGTCAAGCTCCAAAACCTACAATGAGTAATAATCAGATTAATATGTTTAAGGCATTCAGTGAGACAGCACAAAAAATACCAATACTTGAGACCAGATTTATACCTCAAGCATGTAACTATGAGATATCGCAACCATTGAAGCCGAAGTGATGCCCTCACAACTGTGAAGCTTAAGAACCGTCAACATTGGCAGTCTTACAGACTTCAAAAGGAAAACAATGCACAGAAGCATgtcaaataaaactaaatccAAAATATTGCTAATAAAAAAAGGGCAGCGGAAACCATTACAAACTAACCTCAAGGGATATATTTGGACAGTATGACGCATTGAGAACATGGAGATTAGCACAAGTAAGAGCAATCTCACGTAGAGTTTCATCACTAACACATGAACAATTTGACATATCTAAAGACTCTAATTGAGGGCATGAAGTTGCCGCTGAACGAATTGCAGCATCTGAAAGCTTGTGGCAAGAGCCTATATCAACATCATGCAAAAGAGGGCTATTAAGAACAGCCTGCGCCATGTTACTGCGCTTCAATGACAGAGTTTCGAGTTGCGGACACCTGCAGAAAATCAGATTTAGCACAAAATGTAACCAAGCAGACAGTATGTAACAATTCAATTATAACTAAAAAAATCACCTGATGGATATGCGCATAACACGACATTTTGTTAATTGAAGATGACAGAGTCTATCATGGTTTATAGGTATCTCCTGGATACCATTCCCGAGAGTAGCATCATTGATGATCAAGCTTTTCAACATTTGACAGTCTGCCAAGGAATGGAAAAAGATGTCCCCTAGTTGCCCTTTACCTAGGATTAAAACCTCAAGATTcctgagaaacaaaaaaaaaattaagttacGTGAACTGGAAactatataaaagaataaatagaAGAGCATAAATATTTAGAAAAGCAATTTACCTCAATGAAGAGATAGCTTTCATGACAAGCAAGTGAATAGCAGGGGTACCAGAAATATTCAATTCAGTGGCATTGGGATACCGCCAACATACATCCTCAACTGTAGTTGCATATAAAATGAGTAATAAGCCCACAATTTTATATGATATTAAAATTCACACACATTAGAATTTACAAATGGAAACTAAAATTATACAAACTGAACAAACACATTAACCATGTCGCATAAACTATGAGTACTAACCACCCAACATTTAATCTAATAAATGAATACTTCCCAAATGCATTATCCATATCATATGCTATGTCATAACACAAGCAGTAAAATTGCATACAGAAAAAGAGGGTGAccccaagccaacaaggctcccTGCTTTGCAAGGGCATAcaaaaaaccaaccaaaacatgGAAAACCATTACACATTTTAGAGGGGGAGAAGACAACATTCGGCCCAAAACACATCAGTGACCAGTGGAACAAATTCTCTACTTACTTGGCAGTTAGCACAATAAATCTTCAGTTTTTATACTTAATAGCAGTGAACCACAAAAAAAACAGTAGAACTCACATTGATCCACAGATATACTTCGATTCTCAAAATTCAGACACCTCCAGAAATCTTCATGAGCACTAGCAGATCGCCACTGCCTGCAGACTATTGCAGCTCGGCAAAGATGAATGTGGTCCAAGAAAGAGAAAACCTGACAATAAGGAGAATATGATATTAACAATAGTAATTATAATAACATAGTTGGGACCAAAAGTGATAATAGCCCTTCATTATATGCACTTTACGCGAGGCTATGCTTACCATATGTAATAGGTCATCTGTAAGATCCATCCGAACTTCTAAATCTTCTGTTTTTGAGGTGCCACTATTATCCCCTTCATCATCCTTACCACTTCCAGAATCAAAGGGACCCTCCTCACCACCATTATTAGTAGTAGTATCTTGAAAGAATGTCTCACTCTTAAATGGAACAAAAGAGCTCTGATTTATTCTGTAGTCTCTGTCTGCAGATGAACTGGAATTTCCCGCACCTGAAGACATTGCCATTGCATAATGGAAATCACTGCAAGAACAAACGTTGCGGACAATCATGAGCATCTTTATTCCCAGCTGACAATCAGATTATACTGAAACCAAATAAAAGATAAGCATATACCACATACTCATTAGGTTAAAGTAAATTATTCCCAGCTGACAATCAAATTATACTGGAACCAAATAAAAGATAAGCATATACCACATACTCATTAGGTTAAAGTAAATTATTCCCAGCTGACAATCAAATTATACTGGAACCAAATATTCTAAAACATATAAACCTCTAAACTATTAGTAATGAAACTAATCAGTTAATCTTACATCCCCAATTATTCACCCAGTAGCTATTAAAGGTCAATATTTTTGTAACCCCATAGAAAATTACCTAAAATCTACCAATCAATCAACATTGAGAGCAAAACCCACaaaaattagagagagaaagagagttacAGTGAGAAACTCACTGATTAAAGGATTGAACTTTGGCTCGCTTACGGTGCGAATCGTGATCACCACCATCGTCTGCAGCCGAGCTACTCTCGCCTTCGGAAAGCCGAGGGTTCCCAATTGAGGCCCTCAACGACGCAAGAGCGCCAACACACACAGACTCGTCCCACTGAGCACCGCCGCCGCGCATTGCCTGAACCATCCCTTCAAACAATCTCAGATGGTCGTCACGGCCGCGCTCATTCCCCACCAGCCCCAAACTCTGAGCATTGCCGTCAATTTCGTCGCCATTCCCAACGGCGACCTCCGAATTGCCGTCATTTCCGAAATCCCCCTCGTTCATGATCGCCTTCGCCTCGCTATCGTCCTCTTCGGGTTCGTCTCCTTGGGTGAAGCATAGGCAGCACCAAATCTTCATGCACTCGAAGAGCAAACCCCTCGGGACCTCGGCAAACCCTAGCTCTCGATCCGACGCATCTCCATCCCCCTTCCGACTCCTtcccaaaaattaaaaccctaattgtCGCAGAAACGGCTtttgaaaccctagaaatttgaGGACCGTCGATTCGAATTTTTTTGATTTGGATTTTCAATACGAATTTCAACACGAATTGATCGATATCTACATTAATATACAGACTTGAATTGGGAAATTGAGAGGAAGAGAGGGAATTTCAGCGGATCTGACCGGGGATCCTCCTGAAAGTGCTTATTTGCGGCGAGGTGCTTTTTTAGTGTACCCtcgaaagtgcttttgaaaataaTCTCTCTGTTTATTTTTCTACTTGGAAATGAAACTGCAGGTCTTGCAATAAGAGAGTCttccttacaaaaaaaaaaaaaaaaaaaaaaaggaaaaacagaaCTATTTATAGTGTAAACATGACGACGTCGTTcccctttgtctttatttttgtaactttcttatttgcttttctctttccttttctgCTATTAGTTGTTTGGGCCGGCTagtaattttttacaaaatgacTTTTGAAAAACTGTTTTGTAAAACGGAAACaacaaatatgatttaaattttgTTGGGAATTTGTTTGACAATTGAGTCCGATAATGATTTTAGAGAATTAAAACATTGAAAACGCATTTTGTACCCaatgtcaaaaaataaaaataaaaataaaaatttgtgttttgtagTAATGGTAGATGTGGTGGTAAGGATGATGGTTGAGATGATAGTGGTGTTAGTAGCAATGGTGGTTGAAGTAATGGTAATAGCGGTGACAATAAAGATCTTACTATGTGAGCAGTGGTGGGATATATAAGCGGTGGCAATGGCGGTGTAGAGGGTAATGGTGAAAGGtgcaatggtggtggtggcggcagtCATTGAGATGGTGGTAGAGAATGGTTGTGTTAGCATTGCTTATGAGAGACGGTTGTGAAAATAGTGGTTGAGATGTGGGGATGATGGTGGCGAAGATGGTGAAGGTGGTGGTGGCCATGGTGAAGGTAATGGATGGAGAACATGGTAATGGTGGTGGTGCCAATGGTGCTACGAGATGGTGGTGACCGCCATAGTGTGATGGTGAAGGTGGTGATGGTAATGGAtaatgtggtggtggtggtggtggtagtggtgttAGTGGTGGGTGTGAAGGTGATGGGTGAGGTACATCTGGTGTTGATCATAGTGAGACGGTGGTGATAATGTCGATACCGATGATGATGAGATGGTGAAGGTGGTGGTGGCCATGGTAGCGAGGGTGATAACGGTCAAGGATATGGTGGTGGGAGGTGGTGTTGTCAAAAATGATGGTCATGTTGGTGACATTGGTGATGGTAATGATGACatacatgattttatttttatcagaGCTCTaacttaatttgttttataatgtatcctttttttttattattattttgaatgtttttgaaatacatataaaatataaaagtaggctaaatattgttttttgcatttttcgttttttgagtttattttcacaaaagAGTCTGTTGAACCCATTTttaatccataaaaaaaaaaacattattttgCAAAACGTTAACAAATGTACCCTAATACGTTCattgatttgtttatttttttattgtcaatttctttatatattttcttttgtcaTTCCATGCTTCTTACATTTCAAAAAGACGTAGAGAAATATTATCCGAACCCAATTGACTTATCTCTACATCAaacttaaaattctttaaaactTCAACTTTAATTGCTGTTAggtaaataaaaagaaaataaaaattagaacttGTTGGATGGCTTCGGCCATCAACACCTCTCCATATTTTCGGTGAACCCAATCGAAGTTCCAGCAACCATTGATGCTCTCCTTTCTCTTACTCCTTTGTCTCTTGTTTCTTTATACGAACTTAAATCCAATCAATCGGAAAAGAGAAGCCGGTATGAAGTGGAGCTATACAGTGAAAGATAACAGAacaaattatttaatctcaACTCTGTAACTTGGAGTTATACATAaaaaccatgaaattcaagCAAGGAAAACTCAATACAACAAGAGGCAAACAACAGTTATATGACTATGTCCTTATTGGACGGGAATTGCCGAATAGGAACTATAAGAGGTCACATTGATGACTGATTGGAGTTATAGatggttttgggttttcaaacaGGAATTTAGAGCAGAATCATGTTGGGGCAACCGCTGACAGCGTATGGTGATTCTTATTCTTTTAAGGTATAATAGTTGTCAACAACCTTAAGGAAATTTTTTGACGACGTTTGGTTGGGTTCGCTGAAAGGAATGGAGGAGTGCAAATGTGTGGCAAGATTTGGGTTAGAGAATGGGTGTGGagataaaaacacaaattattattttattatatttatttattttaaggcCAGGTTTGACAGTTTGAAGGAtaacattatttaattaaatgtaaaaataaaataaatgggtcCAAATAAAAATTCCCAATCGTTAATGTTTATGTGATAAGGGGGGGTTAATGCTCTATTTAAATCATTGTTCTTTAAGAAAAAGGAGAATATATGGAAATCTAATATTGTGTCCTGATTTTCCCacctaaaagaaaaatcatagaAGGGATATTTGTTTGGTCAAAATAATCTGGTAGCATTTAATGAGTAAGAATATCTAATTAAAAAGAAGAATATGTCAACACAATGCCTTGAATTTGTCTTATTTCGTACaatgaaaaatgagaaaaataaatactATATAGGCTAAATTTTACATTACTATTCCAAGTAAATTCTCATGTCAAACTTAATTGATTATATCAACTAATTTTTAGTTCAGTGATTCTTAATTTCTGGTATCTTACGTTTAATTCAGGCTCTctatttatttgaaaaaaaataatctcAAACAATTTTGCaacaaatatttattataaCTGTGTACAATTGCTCACACAGATTTAATAAAAATTGGTGGAGCCAGAAGCAACCATCAAAATACAGGAAGAGTGTTTTGTGGGGGTAATTGGACAACACGTGGCACGACTGTTCTTCAAAGCTAGATTAATTTCAACTTTGATAATTAAAGAATGATGAAGCATTACCCATATGTGACATTGAACATAGTGATAAACTTGCAAATAGGGGAACACGTAGGCCCCAATGGACATGATAAATTGTGGCAAAAAGATGTTAAGAAATCCACCATGTCTTTAACCCTAAATCTTAAACATAACCTAAAGCTTGTCCTGCCCATCAAAATGGTAGACAACATTGGACTTGCCCACAAAAGGTTCACATtttcaaatatcaaaattcaCTTGAATCTTTTAGAGCCCAAGCCTTCACTAGcttaaaattacaaaacagGCCTCACACAAAAAGCCCAAATATTTGATGATGGGCTTGGTCCATTTCTTTAATTAGCTTCAAAATGGAAGTATTAGTTGTGGCTAATTGAAATTAGGATGTTAAATACATGGGATAGTGTCACGTGCTTAAAGGTAATCTAGGTTCAAGCGTCAAGGATTTGTCCTTGACATTTGCTACACGTAGCGAGGAAGAGATATAAGGTAGCGAATAAATGCACAGTGCTGCCccttcatattttctcaattaCATTAGATCTACAACAGTGGTGGTGGTGCGTGATGAACAGTCATCGGCCGCTGCACTCGCTGACGCCGGAGACGGCAGGGGGTGGAGAGGTCATTGGGTTGGATCTTCTCAAGACAGGGGCGGATGCATTGAGGGGAAGGGGGGC of the Pyrus communis chromosome 1, drPyrComm1.1, whole genome shotgun sequence genome contains:
- the LOC137732666 gene encoding F-box/LRR-repeat protein 15-like, coding for MKIWCCLCFTQGDEPEEDDSEAKAIMNEGDFGNDGNSEVAVGNGDEIDGNAQSLGLVGNERGRDDHLRLFEGMVQAMRGGGAQWDESVCVGALASLRASIGNPRLSEGESSSAADDGGDHDSHRKRAKVQSFNHDFHYAMAMSSGAGNSSSSADRDYRINQSSFVPFKSETFFQDTTTNNGGEEGPFDSGSGKDDEGDNSGTSKTEDLEVRMDLTDDLLHMVFSFLDHIHLCRAAIVCRQWRSASAHEDFWRCLNFENRSISVDQFEDVCWRYPNATELNISGTPAIHLLVMKAISSLRNLEVLILGKGQLGDIFFHSLADCQMLKSLIINDATLGNGIQEIPINHDRLCHLQLTKCRVMRISIRCPQLETLSLKRSNMAQAVLNSPLLHDVDIGSCHKLSDAAIRSAATSCPQLESLDMSNCSCVSDETLREIALTCANLHVLNASYCPNISLESVRLPMLTVLKLHSCEGITSASMVAISHSYMLEVLELDNCSLLTAVNLDLPRLQNIRLVHCRKFADLNLRCIMLSSIMVSNCPVLHRINITSNSLQKLALQKQESLTTLALQCQSLQEVDLTDCESLTNSICDVFSDGGGCPLLKTLVLENCESLTAVRFCSTSIVSLSLVGCRAITSLELTCPYIEQVSLDGCDHLERAAFCPVGLRSLNLGICPKLNVLSIEAPNMVLLELKGCGVLAEVSINCPLLTSLDASFCSQLRDDCLSATAASCPLIESLILMSCPSVGSDGLYSLCCLPNLIALDLSYTFLMNLKPVFESCMKLKVLKLQACKYLSDSSLEPLYKEGALPALQELDLSYGTLCQSAIEELLSFCTHLTHVSLNGCVNMHDLNWGSSAGQPAALSGMFLPENVQVPIEQPNRLLQNLNCVGCPNIRKVVIPQAARCFHMSSLNLSLSANLKDVDVACFNLCFLNLSNCTSLEVLTLDCPKLTSLFLQSCNIDEAAVEAAISKCSMLETLDVRFCPKISPMSMGKLRAACPNLKRIFSSLQQS